ATGGGATCTACCTCCGAGCCCCCAACCGACCCTGCCTGACCCTGCACAGGCAGAAGACTCCAAATCCCCCATGGCCCACCCTGAGGCCCCTGGAAATAGCCTCCAAGGGCAGCTGCCACGTCACCAAACCTCCCCACCCTTCCTGTGCCGCCTGGAACCGGCCCAGGGAGATGGAACTGGCAGCTCAGGCAGCTCCTGCCGATGCCTTTGGGGCTCACACTGTCTGGGCACCATGATGTCCTGGGCTGGGGGTCTGGGCCGCATGGGGGCCGCTCCAACCTGCATTTTCTAGCCACGTGGACCCCCACGCTCCAGCTCCTGGGTCTGGGTTTGGGGGGCTGAGCCTatgtgtgatgtgcgcctgtgtgtgatgtgcgcctgtgtgtgatgtgcacctgtgtgtgatgtgcgcctgtgTGCGTGTCTGAGTGGGTCAGTCCCGGCTTACTGAGTGCTGTGTGCGTGAGTGGGTTTGTGCACAGGCCACCAGCGTGTCTGTGAGGGGCAGGTGACGGTGCCACCCCGTGCCTACATACCACACACCCAGTGGGGTCAACACCGCGGTCTGCCTGGGAGCCAGCACTGGTCACTTCCACAAACCCAAGCTGGGACTAGGGAGAGAACTAGGCCTTTGGCTCTTGACCCTGGGAGGGAGTCCAGGGGACCCAGGCAGAGACACACGGGGCTCAGGGTTCCCCGCCCAGAGCCTCCGAGGCTTCTCCCCACCCTTCTGTGCTGTTGTCTCTCTTGAGATGCCAGGGACACGTATCACACTGCACAGGGAACGTCAGTCAGCCCTCACCGTCTGCACAAGTCACACTGCACAGGGAACGTCAGCCCCAGCCCTCCGTCTGCACGTCTGCCTGGTGCACAAACACGTGTGCACGCCAGGGCCTGAGGCCCACAGCCAGAGGCTCCTCGGTCCGGCCAACTGGCATCCCTTCAAGTTGACGCTCtgcagggaggaggggctggcctGGCTGGAGCGCGGAGCCTTGGGTCACGTGAGGACTGGGGGACGGCATCTGTGGATGGCGTGCAGCTTCTCCCGCAGCGTGGCGAAGGAGGGCCGTTCCTCGGGGCTGCTCCTccagcactccagcatgagcaCGTAGACCTCCGCTGGGCAGGCAGCCGGGCGTGGCAGCCGGTACCCTCGCATGATCTGCTGCAGCGTCTCGTGGTTGGTCATCCCTGGGAGGCGCGGGACAAGAGCTGCCTCGATTCTGCCTGGGGGTCCCTATGGAGGCCTCCTGTAGCCCCCTGTGTCACCTGCCTGCCCTTGGCCAGACCCTCCAACCCCCTGCCAACACCGTCCAGGCCCCTGGCCTGGACTCCCGGGCAGAGCCTGCCTCCTCCCTCTGGCTGCCTGGGGACGCACCTTCGTAGGGACACTGGCCATAGGTGAAAACCTCGTACAGCAGGACGCCGAAGGACCAGACGTCCGACTTCTGGGAGAAGACACGATAATTGGCCGCCTCAGGCGCTGTCCACTTGACCGGGATCTTGGAGCTGCTGCTCGGGGAGTAGATGTCGTCCTGGGGGCGAGGGAAGGCCCCTGGTAGGGCAGGTGGACCGGGGTCCCCTCACCCATCCCCTCGAGCAGTCAGGGGCCCAGAGCCTCCGCTGACCTTGAGCAGCCGGGCCAGGCCAAAGTCAGCCACCTTGCAGGCCAGGCCATCGTCCACGAGCACGTTCCTGGCAGCCAAGTCCCGGTGCACGATGCGCTGCTCCTCCAGGTAGTTCATGCCCTCAGCCACCTGGCAGGCAAAGCCCAGGAGCGGCGGCAGACGCAGGGCCCGGCCCTCGGGGCCTGCAGGAGACAGCACAGGGCCTTTCAGGGCACGGGGCCAATGGCCAGTGAGGCCGGCATCCACCCACGTCACCTTcccccatgcctcagcctcctcatctcTAAGACGTGGTGAGGATGGCATGGCCGGCTAAGGCCACAGGAAGCCCCAAGTGAGACGGGGAGGGTCCTGTACTCCTGTACTCACCACGGTGACCCGGCAGCCGGCCCAGGCCCCCAACAAAGACTGGGGCAGAGAAGAGCCAGAGGCTGGGCTGGGTCCGTGTCACATTAGACCAAGGCTGGTGACCCAGATGGGACCGCACCCCCCACCGCCCCCGaactccagctccagccccagAGCCACAGTGCTCTGGCCTGGCCCAGACCTGACCCCAGCCCCCTGTTGACTGGAGACCAGACAGGGATGGGATCTGCAGCCGGGGCCACCTTCTCCCGGTAGAGAGGCCCGGTTCACCTGGGAAACCCCGCAGGTTCAGCTCTGCGCCGGGAGGGAAGGGGCGGTGGCAGGCGCGGCAGGGCCATGTGGCAGCAGGGAGGGGACTCACTGCCCAGGAAGGCCTGCAGGTTCCCCTTGCGCATGAGCTCCGTGACGATGTACACAGGCTCCCCGCCCGAGCACACTGCGTGCAGCCGGATGAGCCGCTCGTGCCGCAGGCCCTTCAGCGTCTGGATCTCCTTGGCTAGGTCAGTGAGCTTCATGTCGGCTGTGAGAAAGGGTGTGGCTCCAGGACCGGCCCACGCCACCAACATCACTGCCCCGGGGCTTGAGGGTTGGACAGCGGGTGCGGGGCCCGGCCGCGGCGCAGGATCTCGGGGCCTCACCTGACTTGATGACCTTGATCGCCACGGGCAGGGAGCCCAGCCACAGGCCTTCCCACACCTCCCCAAAGTAGCCTTCACCCAGTTTCCTCCCAAGGGCGAACTCGGAGTGTGGCCGCTCCCACGCGTCCTGCCGCGGGGCCTTCTGCAGGGAGGGTGGTCAGCGTGGGCCTCtgtgctctgtcccaggcacAGCCCCCCACACCAGGCCTCCAGCGGGCACCCCCGTCCCCAGCACACACTCACCCTACCCTGGCCGGGACAAAGGGGAGTGGGTGCCAGGCTTGGAGGCCCGGCCCAGCCCTGTGGGAGCTCATTGCTCTGGGGGCCTAAGTGGCACCTTTGCCCCAGCCGGATATCCGTCTACACATGCTCATTACTGCCCCTGGCCAGGCTGTCATTATGAGACCAGAGAAACCAGACTGCTGCCCTGGCCCTCGGCAGGGTGGTTCACATCGGGGACAGTCCCCGGGATCCAGCGGCTCCAGCCCAGGTGCAGCATCTTGTGATCTGCATCTCCTCCCACAGCTTCCGCCCTTGGGGCCTGGGGCAGCCTTGAATGCCTTCCCCAAACTGTCCCCACCCTCCTGGCTGCTCCCCTGCAGAGCTGGGCACTGCCACAGgtctcctttccccactcccagccccccAGGACCCCAGGAATCCCAACAACCCTCAGAGACACCCACAGACAGCAGCATGTGCAGGAGCCGCTGGGATACTCCGATGCTCCCAGGCCTGAGCAGGGCCCTGGAGCTGGTCCTCTGACAGCCCCAGGGGCTTTGTGACGGGGTGGGGAGGAGCACCTAGAACAGGGCCATGCCTCGGGCCCAGCATGGGGCAGCTTGGCAGGCACAGGCCCACCTGGGGCACGCAGGGCTGCAGCAGGGGGTTCTGGATCAGCTTCCAGTTGGCCTTGTAGTAGGTGAGCAGCTCCTCCAGGCCGGGAAAGAGCCGTCCCTTCTGCAGGTAGAGGCTGCCATCAGCTGCCATGGAGACCCGGTAGTGGCAGACCTTGGCCTGGGCCCGGACTAGGAAGGGTTCAGAGATGGAGACCCCTGCCTCGGCTGCCAGCTGCCCCGACCCTCCCACCCCAGAGGATGCTGGCCACAACCCACTAAGGGATCTGGCTCAGACCTAGCTGGGGACCCTGAGATGGTCAGAGCTGTGTGGAGAAGGGAGTGTGGGCAGCCACAGGCTGGGGCAGGGCAGCGAGAGGGGCCCAGGTTGGAGCTTTTCTGCTGACGGTGTGCACagagtaggcacttaataaatacttgtagaATGAATGAGTCCATGAGTCAGTGAAGAATGAaggaataaggaagaaaaaaaggaaaagtgaatgaatgaatgaatgaataagtgaatgagtgaAACAATAAGCTAGTGAACAAAtcagtgaataaatgagtgaatgaatgagtgaatgaatgaatgagtgaattagtgaggaatgaatgaacaagtgaatgagtggatgaatgaatgagtgaattagtGAGTGAAGAATGAACgagtgaatgagtggatgaatgaatgagtgaattagtGAGTGAAGAATGAACgagtgaatgagtggatgaatgaatgagtgaattaatgagtgaggaatgaatgaacaagtgaatgagtggatgaatagatgaatgagtgaattaatgagtgaggaatgaatgaacaagtgaatgagtggatgaatagatgaatgagtgaattagtGAGTGAGGAATGAACGAGTGAATGAGTGACTGAacgaatgaatgggtgaatgactgaatgaatgaatacatgggtGAGTGAGCAAGTGCAGAAGGTGACCGGCATATCTCCTTTTGGGCCCTCAGTGGTGCCAGGTGTGAATCAGGAGCCAGCACTGCCTAGAGACCAACCACCCCAAGGTCAAGGGCCACTGACCTGGTgggggacagaggcaggaggGGCCGCCCCAGGTACCTGACAGTGAGTAGCCCCCGAGGCTGCTCTCGCTGGGCCGGATGAGGAAGGCCCCTGGTTCGTTGGGTGGGGAGAGGAGCAGCTGCTGTGCCTGGGTCCGGCTGACCCCGCTAAAGTACCAGCTGCAAACAGCAGGTGCGGTAGTCACCTTGCAGGCCCCTCAGCCAGTGGCCCCACGTGCTCTCCTCCGTGCTGGCGGCAGGGCTGAGCCCAGCTGTCCCACCGCCTCTCAGGGAGAAGGTCCACCCCATGGCAGGGCTGGAGTCCCAGCACAAGGTCTGcactgcctcagcccccagtgCCGGCCCCATCCTCCTGCTCAGCCCTGAGCGTCCTCACCTTGGCCGTGGGCTCTCCCTTAGCCCTGCTGGGCGTGACCTCCAGTTCCCTGTTCATAGTGACCGCCAGCCCCAGCCACAGGTTAACAGTCAGCCCTGGCCATAGGCCATAGGCCTCCAAACTCGGCTTTGCTGAGCCCCTGCGCAGACATGGAGCTGACGGCCTGGTGAGCTGCCCGGAAGCACTGCTGGGCTGTCGATGTGGCCGTACAGGGCCACGGGCGCCACCTGGCTGGGCACGGCCCACCTGCCTCAGGCAGTTGGTTAGTGGAGGGGGCCCATGCGAGCTGTGTCCTGAGGAGGCGGCCTAAGCCAGGCTGGGCAGGTCAGGAGGGGCAGCCAGTGGGCGGCTGCAGGGGGGTTGCTATGCGAACGTTCAAAGCATCCTGCATCCCACGCTGGAGAGTTGTGCCCAGTACAAGACGGCCCCAAGCCCACTGGCATCTGTCCACACAGACACCCCCTCCGAAAAGCCAGGTGCAGGTGAGACCTCTCTGAACACAGTGCACGGTGGCAGGGAGCTCCCAGGTGCCCACTCCTCAGATGCCCACACACGAGGAGCCCACACCGGGTGTCGGGAGAGGGGCCGGCTGGGGCTCCCCTGTCCAGGTGGGCCGCCCACCAGGTCACATCTACTCATTCCTGGGAGCCAGAGGAATCCTTGGAAGGAAGACAGAAATGCTCCCAGCCCCACCCCGTCTGCATAACTCTGCTTCTAAAGTCCAAGGCGGGGACTCCACACCTGACTCAGCTTCCCATCCTGGAGCCTCCCACTTCCTGGAGCTTCCTGGGACCCGGAGAGGGATGCCTGCCACTCCCCTGCCCCAGGGCACACCCCGTAAGCCCCAGAAGGAGGAAGCAGAGTGAGCCGGGTGTCAGGGTGGGGCTGAAACCACCTGGGAAGTGGGACTAGGAGAGGACCCGAGGCGGGCCTCAGAGTCAACACCAGATTCGGGGCTGGGGCACAGCCGTGCCATCCTGGGCAGACTGGGACTGGGCAAGATGGAGGATACAGTCTGGCACCCCTGCCCCGGGGACCTGGGGGGCAATGGGGGCATCAGGAATAGAAACCGACACGGCCAGGGCTGTGGGGCTGGGCTGAAGTTGAAGGGAATGAAGATGGAGACAGGAAGAGGTGTGGGACTGGGGACAGAGAGGCGGCGGCCTGAGGTGCTGGCTCCGTGGACGCTCTGTCCATGGAGCTCCTCCTGCAGCCAGGGCCCCTGCCTTCTGGGGTCTGCTGGCAGGGAGACGCAACCCTCTCACGTGTAAAGGGACTCAGGTCCCTCCGAGCACCGCGGGGTGTGGGGATGAGACACAGGTGTTTTCCCAAAACATCGCCAGCCTCCTCTGAAGCCCACATCAGGGCTTGGGGGTCAGAGGTGAGCCCCTGTGGGATCCTGAGATGCAGGGGATGTGCCTGAGGTCTCTCCCTGGGGCGTGGGGCCAGGTGTCTGGAGCTAATGACACCTGAGTGTGGTTAGTCTTTTaacctccagcctaggcaaataGTCATTAGTTTTGCCTATGGACCGCCCTGCTCCACCCGGAGCCCTGCCCTCCGGGAACTGCTGAAGGGGTCTGTCCTCCGCACCTGGGGTGACTGTGAGCCCCTTCCCATCACAAAGCCTGCTTGCCCCCCAACCACTTCTCAGGACAAGCGGGGCAGGTGTGGGGTGAGGGCCTGGGGCCCCTCAGAAAGCACCTTCCTGTGACTCCGGCTTCACCCACCCCATGGAACCCCCAGGACGATGTGTGAGTGCCAAGGGGCCCCCAGGAGGCTGGAAGTGGCCCTGAGCAAGGCTGACCCCGAAGGTCTCCAGGGCTCAGGCCTTGCCCAGCTGGACGCCGGACCAAGGCAGCCGCTCAGAGCAGCCGCACTGGGCGTCTGGACTAGGCGCCTCTGCAACCCCTGCTCACCTGCCCTCACCCAGAGCTCCTGGAGCGTGGGCCCCTGTCTCAGCCCCCAGTCCCAGCCCCTACTCACCTGCCCTCACCCAGAGCTCCTGGAGCGTGGGCCCCTGtctcagcccccagccccagcccctgctcaCCTGCCCTCACCCAGAGCTCCTGGAGCGTGGGCCCCTGTCTCAGCCCTCAGCCCCTGCTCACGTGCCCTCACCCAGAGCTCCTGGAGCGTGGGCCCCTGTCTCAGcccccagctccagcccctgCTCACCTGCCTTCACCCAGAGCTCCTGGAGCGTGGGCCCCTGTCTCAGcccccagctccagcccctgCTCACCTGCCTTCACCCAGAGCTCCTGGAGCGTGGGCCCCTGtctcagcccccagccccagcccctgctcaCCTGCCCTCACCCAGAGCTCCTGGAGCGTGGGCCCCTGTATCATCTGGtgcctcccagcccccagcccctgccctccaAGCAGTGACCGCTCCATGAACACTGGACTCCCTATGTGAGGGTGGGAAGGCCTGGCCAGCCAGGCAGGGTCCTGGAGGAACCACCGCTGGGTGCCCGGCTGGTGCAGCTGATGTCCCCCCCAGGACCTGACCACGCCTGCCGGAGCCTCCTCTCCCTCTCAGCAGCGCACAGCGGACACTGCTGTTTTCCTACCGCACCTGCTGGCCCGGGGCCCATCAGCTGTCCCTGAATGAATGCgtggatgaacaaatgaatgaacatatAGCCATGGACATGCGATTTCCAACTCAAAATCCTGCCGTTGTTCCGTACTCCCCAGCTGGGGGCGAGGCAGGCTCTGACTCCGAGGCCGAGGTACTCACGGTTGGTCTGAGAGCGTCTCAGGAGCGGCCTTGGCCACGTGGATGATGGGCACGAGCCCGGTGCGGGGCTGGCCTGAAAGCCTGCGCGCGAAGATGTAGCCGCCCCCCTCTTCGAGGGCGCAGAGCCTATCCCCGCGGCGGACACTCAGCTCCCCGCCGCACCGCGCCGTGAAGTCATAGAGCGCAAGGAAGAGCTGAGGGAAGGGGCCGCAAGGCTCGGTGGGGAGCGCGGGCACTGGGTTGGCTTCGGGGTCCAGGGACCCGGGGGTGCCGTGGTCCGGCTCGTCGCCCGTTGGCCAGATCTTGTCCCAGAAGAAGGACAGGAAGGCCAGCCGCCTCCTGAGGAAGGGCTCCATCCCCCGGGGTCACCGCGCTGGGCCGAGGGCCGAGCGCTCCCTGCACCAGTTGTGGGGTGACAGGGGACCCCGGCCCTGCGGTCACTCGGAGGTCCCCTGGATCCAGGAGGCACACGGTTCCCACCGGCGTCCGGGCTGGCGTTCCGGCTGGGTGGGGCGCAGGGCGGACCCCCTGCCTCAGGCACACCGACAGCACCTCCTGTCCTCGACCTCCTTGGAGTCTGGAGTGCACCGTCCCCTCCCCAACCCGACGGCAGAGGGCAGCTTGGGCTGGGGCGGGGGCGGGCTCCAGGAGGAGCCCGAGGAGGGCGGGGTGGGCAGGGCCAGCCTCTCTCCCGCCCTCTgcaaggcccaggcaggcggaatGGCTCTGCCCAGTCAGGCCCGGCCCATGCCCAAGGGCACCACAGTCCAACAGCCGCCCGTGCCCACGGAGAAGTGGGGGGTCCACGGAGAGGGGCTGCTGTTCAGCACTTGCAGTGGTTGCCAAGCCTGAGCTGCACTTAGTGAAAAATTGCCTGCTTATTTAAATGTTGGCCAGATATTTTAACATCATTAACCCTGCACCAGGCGCTGAGCCTCCGGCTTCTGCAGTGAAGGCTGAGGACAGGCGAGTGAAGGGGCTCTCAGCACCCCGGCTTTCATTCAGTAAAATGAGATGCTGATTTCAGGGAGCTCGGCCGCAGGCCAGGCACCCAGATGCCCCACGCTGCCCGATGACCGGCTTCTGGGTCAGTCAATGCCCAGGCCATACCCAAAGGCTACTGCGGGGAAGTGGAGGCTGCGGACGCCTGGCCCCAGTTCAGGGGGATGAGCACATGGAGAAGGGACGGCGGGCAAGTCCCCGGCTGGGGACCTCCCACCCTCTCCCTGGACAGCGCCAAGCCCCCACATGCTGAAGCAAACTCTGCCCGCTCAGGCAGGGCCCCAGATCGGGGCAGGACTGGGGGAGCAAATCCCAGCAAAACCCAGCAGCACggtacagggtcctgaggcaggaggatggggtgggggccaTCTGCAGTCTCTGTCTCCTCCCGCCTCCCCTCCGGGTCCTGAggcagggggtggggtgaggcCATCTGCAGTCTCTCGCTCCTCCCGCCGGCCTCCCCCAGCAGCCCCTTCAGCACCTGGGTGGCCTTCAGGGAGCCTCACGCCCCTTCCCCACATCTCACACGCATCCATGCCCCCACTTCATGCGTGTGGCTGAATGCATCCCTCCAATAGGCGTGACCAGTGTCCAGCCAACGACAAGCCCCTCTCGCACCTGCCTGCCCTGGAGCCACAGATGGTCTTCTCAGAAACCTTACGTCTGGGGACTGGTGTGTGCATTGTGGGGTGGCAGTGACACCCATGGCCTGGCTCTCAGGGCACCCCAGCGGCCAAGCTGTGTCCGGGCTGACAGCCTGGAGCCAGCAGGGGCCCTGGGAGGCTGGACATCGCCAGGCTCAGGGCAGGCTCTGCACCAGAGAGGTGTCCTGCTGGGGGTCGGGGGGAGGGTATTGAGAAATGTGGAGAATTGTAAATACTACATTGGGGGTGGCCTTCGAGGGGCCCCAGCGCCTTCTCCTCCCGCGCCTCCCCCCGCCGCCGTCTCCTCCCGCCCCCGCCGCCTTCTCCTCCCGCCCTCGCCGCCGTCTCCTCCCGCCCCCGCCGCTGTCTCCTCCCCTCCGCCGCCgtctcctcccctccacccccaccccccgccccccgccgccGCCTCCTCTCCACACCCACTGCCGTCTCCTCACGTGCAGGTGAGgcttttgctcatttctttttttttacttttttttggaaacagggtctcactctgtcgcccagtctggagcgTAGtggcagcctcgatctcctgggctcaagccatcctcctgccggactacaggtgtgcgccacatgcccagataaattttttgttatttgtagagatgggctctc
This window of the Pongo abelii isolate AG06213 chromosome 21, NHGRI_mPonAbe1-v2.0_pri, whole genome shotgun sequence genome carries:
- the SRMS gene encoding tyrosine-protein kinase Srms, with amino-acid sequence MEPFLRRRLAFLSFFWDKIWPTGDEPDHGTPGSLDPEANPVPALPTEPCGPFPQLFLALYDFTARCGGELSVRRGDRLCALEEGGGYIFARRLSGQPRTGLVPIIHVAKAAPETLSDQPWYFSGVSRTQAQQLLLSPPNEPGAFLIRPSESSLGGYSLSVRAQAKVCHYRVSMAADGSLYLQKGRLFPGLEELLTYYKANWKLIQNPLLQPCVPQKAPRQDAWERPHSEFALGRKLGEGYFGEVWEGLWLGSLPVAIKVIKSADMKLTDLAKEIQTLKGLRHERLIRLHAVCSGGEPVYIVTELMRKGNLQAFLGSPEGRALRLPPLLGFACQVAEGMNYLEEQRIVHRDLAARNVLVDDGLACKVADFGLARLLKDDIYSPSSSSKIPVKWTAPEAANYRVFSQKSDVWSFGVLLYEVFTYGQCPYEGMTNHETLQQIMRGYRLPRPAACPAEVYVLMLECWRSSPEERPSFATLREKLHAIHRCRPPVLT